The genomic interval TTATCCAGGCACCTTCATCATTTACTTCAGAATGGCTTCAAACGAATTATATAGATTTTATTCAGGAAGTTGTCGAAGAAGAAATCGGTGAGAAACTGCAAGTTAAAATCATTTCAGCTGATGATGACGTACCTAAAGATGACTTCACGATGCCGCCACCTAAAGTACAGCCAAATAATCAGGAAACATTGCCAAACCAACTAAACACAGACAATACATTCGATACTTTTGTTATCGGAAGTGGTAACCGCTTCAGTCATGCAGCAAGTCTTGCAGTTGCCGAAGCACCTGCTAAAGCTTACAATCCACTATTCATTTATGGTGGTGTTGGTCTCGGTAAAACTCATTTAATGCATGCAATTGGTCACTATGTAATGGAACACAAAGAAAATGCCAGAGTTGTTTACATATCTAGTGAAAAATTTATGAATGAGTTTATTAACTCAATTAAAGACAATAAAACTGAAGAGTTCAGATCAAAGTATCGTAATGTAGACGTCCTATTAATCGATGATATACAATTTCTTGCTGGTAAAGAATCAACACAGGAAGAGTTTTTCCATACGTTCAATGAACTTCACCAGAATCACAAACAAATTGTTATCTCAAGTGATCGGGCACCTAAAGAAATTCCTACACTTGAAGAGCGATTACGTACTCGATTTGAATGGGGACTAATTACTGACGTCACTCCTCCGGATTTAGAGACAAGAATCGCAATATTGAGAAAGAAATC from Macrococcus armenti carries:
- the dnaA gene encoding chromosomal replication initiator protein DnaA, which encodes MSGIDTIWDKVLANIKKRLALASYETWFKDTEIKALNNHQVVIQAPSSFTSEWLQTNYIDFIQEVVEEEIGEKLQVKIISADDDVPKDDFTMPPPKVQPNNQETLPNQLNTDNTFDTFVIGSGNRFSHAASLAVAEAPAKAYNPLFIYGGVGLGKTHLMHAIGHYVMEHKENARVVYISSEKFMNEFINSIKDNKTEEFRSKYRNVDVLLIDDIQFLAGKESTQEEFFHTFNELHQNHKQIVISSDRAPKEIPTLEERLRTRFEWGLITDVTPPDLETRIAILRKKSEEENIDIPNEAMLYIATQIQSNIRELEGALTRVSAYSKLVNRELNSDLVAEALKDIIATSKPKKVTIKDIQLIVGEYYNVRLEDFSAKKRTKSIAFPRQIAMYLARELTDFSLPKIGEEFGGRDHTTVIHAHEKIKNQIENDENLRNEIKTIEKDITT